A genomic window from Plasmodium malariae genome assembly, chromosome: 10 includes:
- the PmUG01_10024500 gene encoding protein phosphatase 2C, putative, which produces MNSIEEKSEEHNNNAGAHGESNLKDIKEFNSISDIVSYILTIGLWEMYTYEWIFNRKTFLYYHTLLGNYYFYDKNNSLTPFNEKSFFLYVYTFDSTEFISNFLFKNEEKQKIKKIKLTTYTKTMQGRRKKQEDRYIVITDLTKYIDSNDYRTLFFYKKSPLYFFSIFDGHRGIKACEYCMTNIIKNIIYYLYSQDNTEENAFKQQDVCSTEQINPNGSTIQNEAEKVGVVKSEVVNSIVTKSDRVKCFSEMEIEKNDIKLKYEHKKIGGHTIANLNHVDNTVNLSDDIENENKNPNAVRDEGKNESNGSNGPTGTNGPKEPNEHNDFSKNKDKRSTDEEEATHTKKRKVENKDLIIEKETNFTSLKKNNNNNNNNNNNNNNNNSNNKESNITEDNLSAREKGNNGKHSSGKASYNDNNYGENGNEINNNESSNRNNSGNDNSLSPCVVKQNDKVLDPSDDYNKSEYNNKNVNGNCKKKLKFLDDLTDEEIIEHIKLAFLKTDEQFLRISKFPNHGCTIISLIILKNKMFVANLGDCRAIGVVNINNTLKTEVLSHDHKPNDPKEKERIKKMGGDVICLQNVYRVKANVKKTNANKPSLLEGLSLKEEVYLAVSRAIGDKDFKYNNVISATPDVICKELYSDLPGKKGVEKKITQNAEPVEQNEIDENHFNEDNNVYYSAEEMNYHFVLMACDGVWDTMSNKDVTQVLQTYMHDPDKACSEIIKTAYAYGSQDNLTAMLIKLY; this is translated from the exons atgaattcaATCGAAGAAAAGAGCGAAGAACACAATAACAATGCAGGAGCACATGGAGAAAGTAACTTGAAGGACATAAAGGAATTCAACAGTATCAGTGATATTGTTAGTTACATTTTGACCATCGGTTTATGggaaatgtatacatatgaatgGATATTTAATAGAAAGACCTTTTTGTACTATCATACATTACTAGgtaattattacttttatgaTAAGAATAATAGTTTAACTCCATTTAATGAgaagtctttttttttatatgtgtatacatttGATAGTACTGAATTTATAtctaattttctatttaaaaatgaagaaaaacaaaaaattaaaaaaattaaattaaccACATATACAAAAACTATGCAAGGAAGAAGGAAAAAGCAAGAAGACAGATATATTGTCATTACTGAtcttacaaaatatatagacTCAAATGATTATagaactttatttttttataaaaaaagtccTCTTTACTTCTTTTCCATATTTGATGGCCATAGAGGAATAAAAGCTTGTGAATACTGTATGaccaatattattaaaaatataatttattatctgTATAGTCAAGATAACACGGAAGAAAATGCATTTAAACAACAAGATGTGTGCTCCACAGAACAAATTAATCCAAATGGAAGTACAATTCAAAATGAAGCAGAAAAAGTTGGTGTTGTTAAAAGCGAAGTGGTAAATAGTATTGTTACTAAGAGTGACAGAGTTAAGTGCTTCAGCGAAAtggaaatagaaaaaaacgatattaaattaaaatatgagcataaaaaaattggagGCCATACAATAGCGAACTTAAATCACGTAGACAATACTGTCAACCTTAGTGATGAcattgaaaatgaaaataaaaacccGAACGCTGTGAGGGATGAAGGGAAAAATGAATCGAACGGGTCAAATGGACCAACCGGGACAAATGGACCAAAAGAACCAAACGAACATAACgattttagtaaaaataaagataaaagatCAACTGATGAAGAGGAAGCAACTCATacgaagaaaagaaaagtagAAAATAAGGACTTAATAATAGAAAAGGAAACAAATTTTACTTCActgaaaaagaataataacaataataataataataataataataataataataataatagtaataataaggaAAGTAATATCACTGAGGATAACTTAAGTGCGCGGGAGAAAGGTAACAATGGAAAACATTCAAGCGGCAAAGCATCATATAACGATAATAATTATGGGGAAAATggaaatgaaattaataataatgaaagcagtaatagaaataatagtGGTAATGATAATAGCCTTTCTCCATGCGTAGTCAAACAAAATGACAAAGTGCTTGACCCCAGTGATGATTATAACAAAagtgaatataataataagaacGTTAATGGGAATTGTAAAAAGAAACTAAAGTTTTTAGATGATCTGACGGATGAAGAAATAATAGAACACATCAAATtagcatttttaaaaacagacgaacaatttttaagaatttcTAAATTTCCCAACCATGGCTGTACAATCATTTCtttgattattttaaaaaataaaatgtttgtAGCTAACTTAGGAGATTGTCGAGCTATTGGCGtcgttaatataaataacactTTA AAAACTGAGGTTCTGTCGCATGATCATAAACCGAATGATCCTAAGGAAAAGGAgcgaataaaaaaaatgggagGGGATGTCATCTGCTTGCAAAATGTGTATAGGGTTAAGGCGAATGTGAAGAAG ACGAACGCCAACAAACCGAGCTTACTTGAGGGATTATCTTTAAAAGAAGAGGTTTATCTTGCAG tTTCAAGAGCAATAGGTGACAAGgattttaaatataacaacGTAATATCGGCTACCCCAGACGTTATAtgtaaagaattatatagtGATCTTCCAGGGAAGAAAGGagtagaaaagaaaattacaCAAAATGCAGAACCGGttgaacaaaatgaaatagaTGAAAATCATTTCAATGAAGACAATAATGTGTACTATTCTGCAGAAGAAATGAATTATCATTTTGTTCTTATGGCCTGTGACGGAGTGTGGGATACCATGTCTAATAAA gACGTTACTCAAGTGTTACAAACATACATGCATGACCCGGATAAGGCCTGTagtgaaattataaaaacggCTTATGCATACGGGAGTCAG GATAATCTAACTGCCATGCTGATAAAGCTTTACTGA